The following is a genomic window from Paenibacillus thiaminolyticus.
GCGCTTTCATTTCATACTCTTTGCGCGCGATCTCCTCCACGTACACTTTATGAATAAGCGTTTTGGTCTCTTCCACCATATGGCCAAAGCCTCTGATTAAGTCACCGATTTCATCTTTCGAGTCGCTTGTGACCGTAACCTCAAGCACGCCTTTGCTGACGAGATTCATATTTTGATGCAAATGATCGATGCGGGACATCATCCTTCTGGCAAAAAAGGTGCCGGTCACAGCGACGGCAATAATGCAGGCGATCATGATCAGCACGATGGTCAAAATAATGAGCCGAGCAGAGGCCGTGATCAGATTCGTCGGCTTATATAAAAACACATTCCACCCCGAGATCGGGATCATGGACTGCAATACGGTGTAGTCCTGTTCATTCCAGCGCAGCTCATGACCTGCTTGAATGGGAATCTGGGATTTTCCCTTTAGCTTTTCCGATGAATAGACTGAATGGCCGTCTGCGTCCGTGACGAGAATCTCGGCTCCATTGGCCAGCAAAGACTCGAAGGATTGGAACAGGGAAGCATATTCTACTTCGGTGTACAAAATATTATCTTTCGGATTTCTTAGTTTCGTGTTAAAAATGCGCCCAACGCTGAACATCTTATTTCCATTAAAAAACCAAAGGTTTTCCGTCGTTGTCATCACTTGCGGGTACCAATCGGCATTGGTTATCTCCTCGATAGGAATGACGGTGCTCCCATGCTTCGGCAGGTTCGTTCCCGTATACAGCGTGATTCGCTTGATATCCGGATTCAAATATTGGGCGGTATAAAAATTTTGGTCAATGACGTTTTTGAGCTGATCGTACATCGAATAAGCACTATCATACGTATGATTGGCTGCATTAATGATCGCTTGATTGAAGCTCAAAAAGGTGATGATTTTATTGTATGTATTCAGCTGGTTGTTCACCGCTTGCACACTTTGCTCCAGATTCGCATTCAGATCCGCTTCAGACTGCGCCAACAAAAGCTGCCTGGTCTCAAAAAAACAAAATCCGCCCAATACAATAACGGGAATTAAGCTGATGAAGAGAAAGGCAAGTTTGATTTTGGTTTGGAATTTCATGTCGCGAATGAATTGCTTATGCGCTTGCCATCCTCTCATGCTCTTTCTCCTGCAGCCACGAATTGCCGGTATTTTTCGGGAGTGCGCCCATAAAAGTCTCTATAGTTCTGGCAAAAATACGATACATCCCGATATCCCACGGCGCTCGATATATCGGACACTTTGAGATGAGTGCTCGTTAACAATTCCTGCGCCTTCTGCATGCGCACGTTTTTGATGTATTTGTTCAAGCCGCAGCCCATACTCTTCTTGAACATCGAACTCAGGTAATGGGGCGATAAATAGACTTTGGCAGCGAGAGAATCCAGACTCAGGTCGTCAGCATAATGGTCTTCAATATACTTGGTGATGCAGGCAATATCCCGGTTGCAAGAAGCTTCGGAATCTGTATATTTCTCCTCCAGCCGCAAGACGTACTCATTGATGATTTTTTTGATATCCCGGATGTCTTCGGCTCTGTATATTTTCTCAATCCCGTGATTTAGCTCCAGTTCAGACACATCCACCATAAGATGGGTGACGATTTCTTGGCAGAGACTCGAAAACATATATTTCACATACAGTTGCGAGAACTGAACCTGCTTTTCATATTTTTGATACAGGATTTCGGTGTTGCCCTTCAGGCCGAAAATATCCCGGTTCTTAATATTGTTCCGAATCTTTTCCAAGATAGCGCTATCACATTGTTCCGTGTCATCGGAATCATAAACGTTGTCATCCGTTTCTTCAAAAATGAAACGATCCGGCGAGAAAAAGCGGTACTCCATCAGCTGCTCTAATTGGTTAAGCCCGGCAGCCAGATCTTCAATCGCCGTCGGCTCCTCGTTCAAGGCTGCATAGCAGATCGAATTAAATCTCGTTAAAATGCTCTCGTGAATACGCTGTGCCAGGTCACGATAGGATAAGCCAGAGGAACACTTCCCCTCGGGAAAGAGCAGCAAGCTCTGATAGCCATTCAAATTAATATAATCCGCCGGCGTGTCCAACAGGGACAGGACATAGCTTTCGAATTCCGCTCCAACATGCTCGAAGAAGTTTTTTTCACACTCCAGCAGCAGCATTCTGTGGTAAGCAGCCGGCAAATCCAATGAAGCTCCCTTCAATGAAGGAGGGGCGCCCACACCGTTGACGAGGGTGAACAGCACATGTTTTTTGACATAGGCTTTTCTCATTTTCGATGCTTCGTCTTCTTGCTTTTGTTGCGTTATGTCTTGGATGACTTTGTGCATCGTATCTTGAAAGGCATCCACATGGATTGGCTTGAGAAGGTAGTCGGACACGCCAAGAGAGATGGCCGTCTTGGCATATTCAAATTCCGCGAAACCGCTGAATATGATCACCTTCAATTGCGGTTGAAGCTGCAGTGCCTGCCTGGTAAGCTGCAGCCCATCCATAAGCGGCATCTTCACATCGGTGAACAAAATATCGGCAGACTGGCGGCGCAAAAATTCGAGCGCCTTTTTGCCGTTTTCCGCAAACTCCACTTTAAGAGGAAATTGAAGCTCTTCGATCAGAAAAGCGATACCTTCTCGTTCTTCCTGTTGATCATCTGCGATTAAAATGGTTAGCATGTGCATCCTCTTTTCAAGCGTTATCATCATTTATTATAAGCCTTTTCAAAACGAATGAAATAGAAGGAGCGCTCATTAGGAAACTTCGTAAAAAATTCGCGTAAAGCACAATTAATTCATATATACGGCCGCGAAGGAAACGCATTAGAATTAGAGACGTGCAAGACATGTTGGATATCCATGTTGAAGCAAGCCGGCGTTTTGAAATCGTTCACACCACTGTAAAGGAGCTTATGTCATGATCACAAAACGGAGACACGGTTTTTTCTTTGCGATAGCATTGCTATTGGTTATTGCTATGGCTGGATGTCAAAAAGCGGACAAGCCTGCTGAGGAATCCGCTGTGGATATGAATGACCCTGCGTGGAAGGAAGCCAAGACGGCATCTTTTGCGCCTTATCCTGACACCGTTACCTACACGGTGGGCCAGGTAGCAGGGAACTACTCTTCGCTGAAAGGCACGCTCTATGAGAAGGACAATGCGACCGACAATGTATGGACAAGATATATCAAGGACAAGCTGAATGTCCAAAATGAGATTGCGTTCGAGGCCAATGACGGGACAGACTATCAGCAAAAAGTATCGATGGCGATCGTAAGCGGCGAGATTCCCGATATTATGGTCGTTCCCGATCATGAGACATTGGAGCAGCTGTACGAGAACGATCTAATCGAAGACCTTACCGATGCCTATGAAAATACAGCCAGTGAGCGAATCAAGGAAATCTATGATTCCTATGATGGCCGCGTGCTGGACACCGCCAAGTTCGACGGCAAGCTGATGGCGCTTCCAACTACGGAAATTTCTCACGGTCCGGGCGTCCTGTGGCTGCGCAAAGACTGGATGGACAAATTGGGGCTTACCGAACCGAAAACAATCGAAGATATTGAACATATCATCACCCAGTTCGTCGAAAAAGATCCCGGCGGCAATGGACCTGGAACTACGGTCGGTCTTGTCATCGATAATGAACAGCCTGTCGGAATTTCCGGCGGTCAATATGAAGTGAATAACATATTTGCCTTATATGGAGCGTTCCCGAAGCAATGGATCGATGACGGCACGGGCAAGGCTGTATACGGTTCCATCCAGCCTGAAATGAAGCCCGCTCTTGCCAAAATCGCAGATATGTATAAAAAAGGACTCATTGACCGCCAGTTCGCCGTCCGCACCTCGGATGACCGCAAGGCGCTGCTGACAAGCGGCAAGAGCGGATCGTTCCTGGACAACTGGTGGGGAAGCTGGACCGTGGCTGACTCGCTCAAGCTCAATCCGGATGCCGAGTGGGTGTCTTATGTCGCTCCGCAATCGGAAGACGGCTCGGTCACGATGTTCACGGGCAAGCCGACCAGCAGTTATCTGGTGGTCCGCAAAGGGTTCAGCCATCCCGAAGCCGCAATTAAGATCGCGAGCGTTCAATTCGATTATCAGCGTTATCAAGAGAAGGACGAAGCTATTCTCAAGGAATTCGAGGATTACAGCGCGCATAATGTAGGCGGAACTCCGCTCGCCGTCAACATTGACTATTATGATGCATTCTACCGCAATGTCGGAATTATGGAAGAGGCGTTGGAGACAGGCGATGCCAGCAAATTAACGAGCAATCTGGATATTGCGGCTTATAAGTCTTACAAAAAATATTTGGATGATTCGAAAAATGGAAATCAAGTCGATGCCAATGCATGGGCTGGATATACATCGAGCATGACGACGGCGAAGCTGGTCAACAGCTCCAACATCAAAGAAGTGAACCCTATCTTCTTCGGCAGCACTCGCTCCATGTCTTTGAAATGGCCAACCTTAATGAAGATGGAGCTTGAAATGTATCTGAAGATTATTACAGGCGAGCAAACGCCGGATGACTTCGATAAATTTGTTGAGAATTGGAAGAAAACCGGCGGCGACATCATTACGGAAGAAGTGAACGAAGCGATTGCCTCCAATTGACATGAAAGAGAGAGTTCTTCATGAAGAATAGAAACGATCAGATCGCGTTCCACTCCATGATGGCCGCAGGCATGATCTTCCTGATTATTTTCTCGTTCATCCCGATGTTCGGGATTGTGATGGCTTTTCAAGATTATGTTCCTGCCAAAGGGATCAGCGGTTCGCGATGGGTAGGTTTGGATAATTTTAAATTCATGCTGCAAATTCCGGACAGCAAGCAGATTTTTATCAACACGATCGTCATCGCAGTATGGAAAATTATTGTGGGGACCTTCGTTTCGATTACGTTTGCTTTGCTCCTGAATGAGATTCGATTGAAGTTCGCCAAGCGGTTCATGCAGACGGTTGTGTATTTGCCGAATTTCTTGTCATGGGCCGTACTGGCTACCGTCGTGATGAACATTTTTTCCTATGAAGGCCCGATCAACGCATTTTTAGGTTGGTTTGGCGTGGACCCGATTTTATTTATGGCGAGCAATGAATGGTTCAGGCCGATGCTGGTGTTGTCCGATGTGTGGAAAGGGTTCGGATATGGCTCGATCATCTATCTGGCCTCGCTGACCTCGATTGATCCGGGACAATACGAAGCGGCGTCGATTGATGGGGCGAACCGGTTCCAGAAGCTGTGGTATGTCACGCTGCCCGGCCTGATGCCTACGATCCTGCTGGTCACGACGTTGAACCTGCCGAATGTGTTGAATGCCGGCTTCGACCAAATTTTTAATCTTTATAATCCTTTGGTATACGAGACCGCCGACATCATTGACACCTATGTGTACCGGGTAGGTCTGGTCGAAAGACAATATAGTCTCGGAACTGCAGTCGGTCTGTTGCGTTCCATTGTCGGCATTATCTTGATCTTGTCTGCGAACAAATTGACGCAAAAGCTGACAGATTATCGCATTTTCTAGGGGGTGTCTTCCATTATAGCTCAGACGATGAAAAGCCGCGTCGCCGACGTGATTATCTGGATATTGTTATTGGCGCTTACGTTGTCTTGTCTGTTTCCGTTACTCAATATGGTAGCTATTTCACTGAGTGATAATGCGGCCGCTTCCGCTAATTTAGTGGGCCTGTTCCCGGTGAATTTTACATGGAGCTCCTATGAAAAGTTGCTGTCAGACTCGCAATTTTGGCGTTCGTTCATGATCTCGGTCGAAAGGGTCGTCTTGGGGCTAGGCGTAAATATGGCGCTGATGATCCTGATGGCCTACCCGTTATCCAAAAGCTCGAAGCAATTCCGGGGACAGAAAGTGTATATGAATGTCGTTATTTTTGCGATGCTGTTCTCCGGGGGACTCATTCCGACGTTCATGGTCGTCAAGCAGCTTGGTCTGCTCGATTCTATTTGGGCGTTGATATTGCCGGGGGCGGTGCCTATCGGCAACGTCATCCTGCTCATGAATGCGTTCCGTGCGGTTCCGAAGTCGCTGGAGGAGGCGGCCAAGATCGATGGAGCCTCGCAGTGGAGGATCTTATTCTCGGTCTATCTGCCGGTCGTATTGCCTACGCTGGCAACGGTCATGCTGTTTACGATCGTCGGCCACTGGAACGATTATTTCAGCGCGTTAGTGTATATCAACAAGACTTCGAACTATCCGCTGCAGACCTATATTCAGCAGCTCAGCGTGGAAGTACAGAACATCACGGACCCGGCGAAATTGGCCGAATACGCAAAGATTTCAGACCGGACGCTTAATTCCGCCAAAATCGTTGTGTCTACGCTGCCATTGCTTTTGATTTATCCTTTCTTACAAAAGTACTTCGTGTCCGGAATTGTTGTCGGTTCCGTCAAGGAATAAGTCATTAGGTGATTCGCAGCAAAATACAATAGGGTGAAAAGAAGCCGTACTATACGATACGTCAGGTATGCTGCCTCGCCGCAATGATTCCACAGCGCGGCGAGGTTTTGCGTATCGGCGGCAGACTACATGGCGTTCAGGAGGTTAGCAATGACGAATGCAGGTGGAACATCAATGTTAGATGACATGAACATATTCGTGCCGAAGGAAGCGAACCGCGCGATTTCTTTTACCAATAAGGAGTCCGCGTTTTACTTTACGCAGTCTCACTACACAGATCATCCGGAGCATGCTTATTTTGAAGGATGGAATATTGCAAAGCGCCGGATCCTTCAGGGCTACAATTTATATGAAGGCGGCCGCAGGCTGGATAATCAGCATTCGCAAGTGCATGTCTATCCTTACAAAATGGTGCGCGAGCATGGTTCTCTTACAGAAGAGCTGTGGATGCTGGATTATCGAAATGTGCTGGAAATCAGCCTTCTCGGTACGCAGCAGCCGACCATCGGCTTGGAGCTAAGAGGAGAGAATGTGAAGCCCATAGGTCAAGAGGGTCATATCCTGATCTTTTCGGCTGTCACAGAAGGCTGGGTGATCGCTGTAGGCTCCAGGCGGCTGCAGCCATTAACGCTGCAAGGGCACATCATCGCTGCGGATGCGAAGGAGGAAGGCTTCTGCATCGCTGCCGGCCGAACGGCAGAGGAAGCCGTCGCGCTGCTGCATGATACGAGGGGGCAGGCCGATCGCCTCAAGATGGAGCGAGTCAAGCGCATGGAACGTCTGCTTCGCGAAAATACGTATCTGAAAACCACAGATGACACACTGGAGCTGGCTCTGCGCTGGGTAAGCATCACTATGGATCAGCTCGTCACAAGACAGCAAGGAGACGGCATCTACGCCGGGCTTCCTTGGTTCAATGAATATTGGGGGCGGGATCAGTTCATTTCGCTCCCGGGGGCAGTCTTGGTTAGCGGGCAATTCGACACGGCACGCAACATTCTGCTTTCTTTTGCCGAATTTCAGAATGCGGATCAGGATTCCCGATTTTACGGCAGAATGCCGAATATCCTTGCCCCTGAAAATATCGATTATCATACTACAGACGGCACGCCGCGGTTTGTTATCCAGTTGCAGGATTATGTCAAATATTCGGGCGATACGGAAATCATTAAAGATCTGTATCCGGCCGTCATTCGCAGCATTCAAGGATCTATTGACCACTGGATGGACGAGAAGGGCTACCTGATGCATGCCGACAATGAAACGTGGATGGATGCGCGGGACAGTCAATTGCGATCCTATTCGCCAAGGGACACGCGGGCCAATGATATTCAGGCGCTATGGTACAAACAGCTGCTAGCCGGAGTGTACTTCGCCGAGTATATGAAGGATGACGAACGTGCGGAACAGTGGAAGCAGATAGCGGATCGGTTGAAAGAGAATTTTGAGAAGGATTACCGCGATGCGGAGCATCCTTATTTGGCCGACCGGCTGGATAAGGAAGGCAACCCGGAGTTCTCCCTGCGTCCGAACCAGCTCTTTGCCTTTGACATGTTCGACGATCAGGAGTTCGCTTGTCAGGCCATCCGCACGGCTTGGGAAGAGCTTGTATATCCTTGGGGAGTCGCTTCGCTGGACCGGCGTCATCCGTTGTTCCATCCGTTCCACTTGACGCCTCTTTATCATAAGGATGCCGCGTATCACAATGGCGCCGTATGGCTCTGGCTGAACGGCATCGCAATGCAGCGCATGATTGAGGCGGGAGAGGAAGAGACAGCCTATCGATTATTCAAGAACATGAACGGGATGGCGCTGACCCAAGGGGTCGTTGGCGGACTGTGCGAAAATATGGATGCTTACCCTCATGAAGGCGAGAGCTGGGCGAAGCTGACGGGGGCGTATCTTCAAGCCTGGTCCAATGCCGAGCATTTGCGGGTATGGTACCAATACTTTTTGGGAGTACGGCCGGATCTGATTCAGAAGACGTTAGTCCTCGCTCCGCGAATACCGGAGGAGATTCCGGATCTGAAATATGCGTTCAACGTGGGCAAGGGCCGCATTGCCGCAGAGTACCGCAATGAAGGGGCCAGGGTATATCGGTATCAGTTCCAGGACCTCTCCTTGCGGGCAAGAATTGATATTTCGCCTTTTGAGCCGCTGGAGATAGAGGTGCGCCCTGATTCGGAGCTAAGGATAACGCAGGCCGACGGGACGCTGACCGTAACCTTGCTCGATCATAACCATGACATCATCCAGGCGATCCAAGCCTCCGTCTCGCCAGCGCGCGCAGAGGAGCGGGCAAGACAGCGCCGCATCCTGAAGGATGTCCGCTTCGCCGAACCGATGGATATACAGAAA
Proteins encoded in this region:
- a CDS encoding ABC transporter permease, which produces MKNRNDQIAFHSMMAAGMIFLIIFSFIPMFGIVMAFQDYVPAKGISGSRWVGLDNFKFMLQIPDSKQIFINTIVIAVWKIIVGTFVSITFALLLNEIRLKFAKRFMQTVVYLPNFLSWAVLATVVMNIFSYEGPINAFLGWFGVDPILFMASNEWFRPMLVLSDVWKGFGYGSIIYLASLTSIDPGQYEAASIDGANRFQKLWYVTLPGLMPTILLVTTLNLPNVLNAGFDQIFNLYNPLVYETADIIDTYVYRVGLVERQYSLGTAVGLLRSIVGIILILSANKLTQKLTDYRIF
- a CDS encoding sensor histidine kinase, translated to MRGWQAHKQFIRDMKFQTKIKLAFLFISLIPVIVLGGFCFFETRQLLLAQSEADLNANLEQSVQAVNNQLNTYNKIITFLSFNQAIINAANHTYDSAYSMYDQLKNVIDQNFYTAQYLNPDIKRITLYTGTNLPKHGSTVIPIEEITNADWYPQVMTTTENLWFFNGNKMFSVGRIFNTKLRNPKDNILYTEVEYASLFQSFESLLANGAEILVTDADGHSVYSSEKLKGKSQIPIQAGHELRWNEQDYTVLQSMIPISGWNVFLYKPTNLITASARLIILTIVLIMIACIIAVAVTGTFFARRMMSRIDHLHQNMNLVSKGVLEVTVTSDSKDEIGDLIRGFGHMVEETKTLIHKVYVEEIARKEYEMKALQAQINPHFLYNSLSLINWRAIRLRAPEISEMAQLLSTFYRTTLNKGDNMILVSDEILNVQSYMRIQLIMHSNSFEVEYQIEDEILSCRMPNLMLQPLIENAILHGIENREEGGGNICVTGTREQDCIVFQVQDNGVGIPPERLPLLLQTQSKGYGLKNVNDRAKLMYGPEYGLTIDSAVQVGTQVTLTIPVDR
- a CDS encoding carbohydrate ABC transporter permease, with the protein product MKSRVADVIIWILLLALTLSCLFPLLNMVAISLSDNAAASANLVGLFPVNFTWSSYEKLLSDSQFWRSFMISVERVVLGLGVNMALMILMAYPLSKSSKQFRGQKVYMNVVIFAMLFSGGLIPTFMVVKQLGLLDSIWALILPGAVPIGNVILLMNAFRAVPKSLEEAAKIDGASQWRILFSVYLPVVLPTLATVMLFTIVGHWNDYFSALVYINKTSNYPLQTYIQQLSVEVQNITDPAKLAEYAKISDRTLNSAKIVVSTLPLLLIYPFLQKYFVSGIVVGSVKE
- a CDS encoding amylo-alpha-1,6-glucosidase gives rise to the protein MTNAGGTSMLDDMNIFVPKEANRAISFTNKESAFYFTQSHYTDHPEHAYFEGWNIAKRRILQGYNLYEGGRRLDNQHSQVHVYPYKMVREHGSLTEELWMLDYRNVLEISLLGTQQPTIGLELRGENVKPIGQEGHILIFSAVTEGWVIAVGSRRLQPLTLQGHIIAADAKEEGFCIAAGRTAEEAVALLHDTRGQADRLKMERVKRMERLLRENTYLKTTDDTLELALRWVSITMDQLVTRQQGDGIYAGLPWFNEYWGRDQFISLPGAVLVSGQFDTARNILLSFAEFQNADQDSRFYGRMPNILAPENIDYHTTDGTPRFVIQLQDYVKYSGDTEIIKDLYPAVIRSIQGSIDHWMDEKGYLMHADNETWMDARDSQLRSYSPRDTRANDIQALWYKQLLAGVYFAEYMKDDERAEQWKQIADRLKENFEKDYRDAEHPYLADRLDKEGNPEFSLRPNQLFAFDMFDDQEFACQAIRTAWEELVYPWGVASLDRRHPLFHPFHLTPLYHKDAAYHNGAVWLWLNGIAMQRMIEAGEEETAYRLFKNMNGMALTQGVVGGLCENMDAYPHEGESWAKLTGAYLQAWSNAEHLRVWYQYFLGVRPDLIQKTLVLAPRIPEEIPDLKYAFNVGKGRIAAEYRNEGARVYRYQFQDLSLRARIDISPFEPLEIEVRPDSELRITQADGTLTVTLLDHNHDIIQAIQASVSPARAEERARQRRILKDVRFAEPMDIQKHPVMR
- a CDS encoding extracellular solute-binding protein; amino-acid sequence: MNDPAWKEAKTASFAPYPDTVTYTVGQVAGNYSSLKGTLYEKDNATDNVWTRYIKDKLNVQNEIAFEANDGTDYQQKVSMAIVSGEIPDIMVVPDHETLEQLYENDLIEDLTDAYENTASERIKEIYDSYDGRVLDTAKFDGKLMALPTTEISHGPGVLWLRKDWMDKLGLTEPKTIEDIEHIITQFVEKDPGGNGPGTTVGLVIDNEQPVGISGGQYEVNNIFALYGAFPKQWIDDGTGKAVYGSIQPEMKPALAKIADMYKKGLIDRQFAVRTSDDRKALLTSGKSGSFLDNWWGSWTVADSLKLNPDAEWVSYVAPQSEDGSVTMFTGKPTSSYLVVRKGFSHPEAAIKIASVQFDYQRYQEKDEAILKEFEDYSAHNVGGTPLAVNIDYYDAFYRNVGIMEEALETGDASKLTSNLDIAAYKSYKKYLDDSKNGNQVDANAWAGYTSSMTTAKLVNSSNIKEVNPIFFGSTRSMSLKWPTLMKMELEMYLKIITGEQTPDDFDKFVENWKKTGGDIITEEVNEAIASN
- a CDS encoding response regulator transcription factor, yielding MLTILIADDQQEEREGIAFLIEELQFPLKVEFAENGKKALEFLRRQSADILFTDVKMPLMDGLQLTRQALQLQPQLKVIIFSGFAEFEYAKTAISLGVSDYLLKPIHVDAFQDTMHKVIQDITQQKQEDEASKMRKAYVKKHVLFTLVNGVGAPPSLKGASLDLPAAYHRMLLLECEKNFFEHVGAEFESYVLSLLDTPADYINLNGYQSLLLFPEGKCSSGLSYRDLAQRIHESILTRFNSICYAALNEEPTAIEDLAAGLNQLEQLMEYRFFSPDRFIFEETDDNVYDSDDTEQCDSAILEKIRNNIKNRDIFGLKGNTEILYQKYEKQVQFSQLYVKYMFSSLCQEIVTHLMVDVSELELNHGIEKIYRAEDIRDIKKIINEYVLRLEEKYTDSEASCNRDIACITKYIEDHYADDLSLDSLAAKVYLSPHYLSSMFKKSMGCGLNKYIKNVRMQKAQELLTSTHLKVSDISSAVGYRDVSYFCQNYRDFYGRTPEKYRQFVAAGERA